The Lewinella sp. 4G2 nucleotide sequence CTCCGTTTACATGGGCGATGACAAGCTCGACGAACTCTCCAAGCTCAAGTCGCGCGAAGAACTCGTTGCGGATGTACTCACCTTGCTCCAAAGCCCCATGCAGAATCTGCTTTCCGGCCTCAAGAGTGGTGGGTCACAGATCGCTGGCCTTCTCAAAACTTTGGAGGAGCGCGAAGCCTAAGCGCTGCGCTGCATAGTCTTCAGTCTGTAGTCTATAGTCTACGGTACCTGACTGAAAGACTACAGACTATAGACTACAAACTAACCATTGCTTCCAAGCTGATACGCGATTACTCGTAAATCACTTTTAAATACTTTTCTATTATGGCAGATGTAAAAACACTCGCCGAATCTCTCGTTAACCTGACCATCAAGGAAGTTAGCGAACTGGTAACCATCATGAAGGACGAATACGGCATCGAGCCCGCAGCCGCAGCAGTAGCTGTTGCAGCAGGTGGTGGCGGAGACGCTGACGGTGGTGCCGCTGAGAAGACTGACTTCAACGTTGAGCTCGAATCTGCTGGTGGCAGCAAGCTTGCCGTCGTGAAGGAAGTAAAGAACCTTCTCGGTGTTGGCCTTAAGGACGCCAAAGGCCTCGTTGACGGCGCTCCAGCCATCATCAAGGAGAACGTTCCTAAGGACGAAGCCGAAAGCATCAAAGCTGCCCTCGAGGCCGCCGGTGCTACGGTTAACCTGAAGTAATTCGGGTTCCTGCTGAAAGATCTAGCCGGGGATGGCGCGCTTACCGCCCGTCATCCCCGCTACTTCTTGTCAGCTTTTTTGCGGCTTAGCGGAGGTACGATCTCGCTAGGCTTTTCGCGTATCTGAAGGGTGGGCTATAAACTTTGGCATATTGCCGGGTTCAACGCAAACGCCTCTCGATATTTTCGATCGTAACCGTGAGCGCTAGGGAACGTGCACGGTCTACCAGTTGCTTCCTGAAGCATGCAACTAAATCCGGTGCTGAATTGTCTTATCTATTCGCACACCCCACCCCGCCCGGCCAATATGTTGGTCGGATCCCCTGTAACCCCCTCGAGGTTGAGCCACCGCGGACGGCTGAACTTTGAGCCAAACATAAAGGAATACTGCTAATGACGTCAAACGGCCAGATCCTAAGCGCTGAAGAACAACGGGTAAGCTTCGGCAAAATCAAATTGACAGATCACTCTCCCGATCTGCTCGAAATCCAACTCAAGTCTTTCCAGGAGTTCTTCCAGCTCGAAACCACCCCCGAAAACCGGGGTTTAGAAGGTTTATACCGAGTGTTCCAGGAAAACTTTCCGATTTCGGACACCCGAAACATCTTTAACCTGGAGTTCCTCGATTATTTCGTGGACCCTCCCCGCTACACCATCCCCGAGTGTATGCAACGTGGTCTCACCTACAGTGTGCCACTCAAAGCTAAACTACGCCTCTCGTGTAACGACGAAGAGCACGTAGACTTCCAGACAATTGAGCAAGATGTCTTCCTCGGAAACATCCCCTACATGACCCCCAAGGGCACGTTCGTCATCAACGGCGCCGAGCGGGTCATCGTTTCTCAGTTGCACCGTAGCCCTGGCGTATTCTTCGGCCAGAACTACCACCCCAACGGTACAGCGATCTACTCCGCCCGCGTAATTCCTTTCAAGGGAGCGTGGATGGAATTCGCTACCGATATCAACACGGTGATGTACGCTTACATCGACCGGAAAAAGAAGTTCCCCGTCACCACCCTGCTCCGGGCCATCGGCTACGACAGTGATAAGTCCATCCTCGACCTCTTCGGTCTGGCGGACGAGGTGCCCAACACCCGGGAAGCACTGAACACCGCTATCGGCCGCAAGCTGGCCGCGCGGGTACTGCGCGCCTGGACGGAAGATTTCGTTGATGAGGACACGGGTGAGCTCGTCATCCTCGAGCGTAACGAGATCATTCTCGAGCGCGACACCGTACTTACGGAGGACAACATCGAAGATATCCTTGCCGCCGAAGGCATCGAGAACGTCATCCTGCAGAAGGAAGACCTCGGTATGGACTACGGTATTATTTACAATACCCTCCAGAAGGATCCTTCCAGCTCCGAGATCGAAGCGGTCCAGTACATCTACCGCCAACTGCGTGGTTCCGATCCACCGGACGAAGAGACTGCCCGTGGTATCATCGACAAGCTGTTCTTCAGCGATAAGCGCTACAACCTCGGTGAAGTCGGTCGTTACAAGATCAACCGTAAGCTGAACGCCGGCACGGATGATGAGACCCTCGTACTTACGAAGGAGGACATCATCGCCATCGTACGCTACCTCGTAGCACTGATGAACCAGCGCGCTGAAATCGACGACATCGATCACCTTTCCAACCGTCGCGTGCGCACGGTAGGGGAGCAGCTCTACGCTCAGTTCGGTGTGGGTCTTGCCCGTATGGCCCGTACCATCCGTGAGCGCATGAACGTTCGGGACAACGAAGTATTTACGCCGATCGACCTGATCAACGCGCGTACTCTCTCGTCCGTCATCAACTCCTTCTTCGGTACCAGCCAGTTGAGCCAGTTCCTCGATCAGACGAACCCGCTCTCCGAGATCACGCACAAGCGTCGTATCTCCGCCCTCGGACCTGGTGGTCTGAGCCGTGAGCGTGCCGGCTTCGAGGTTCGTGACGTTCACTACAGCCACTACGGCCGCCTCTGTACCATTGAGACACCGGAAGGACCGAACATTGGTCTGATCTCCACCCTCTGTGTTCACGCCAAAGTGAACAAGATGGGCTTCCTCGAGACTCCCTACCGCGCCGTTGAGGATGCGAAGGTGGTCATGGAAGGAGACCCAATCTACCTTTCCGCGGAAGGGGAGGATTTCAAAAAGATCGCCCAGGCCAACTCTGCCCTCGATGAGAAAGGAGCTTTCGTCTCCCAGGAAGTAAAGGCGCGTGACCACGGTGATTTCCCCGTCCTCGCTCCCGAAGAGCTGGAATACATGGACGTTGCCCCGAACCAGATTGTAGGGGTGTCTGCCTCCATGATCCCGTTCCTGGAAAATGACGATGCCAACCGTGCCCTGATGGGCTCGAACATGCAGCGTCAGGCCGTACCACTCCTTCGCCCCGCCAGCCCCATCGTGGGTACCGGTCTCGAAGGCAAAGTCGCCCGTGACAGCCGCATGCTCATCAACGCCGAAGGCGAAGGTGTCGTCGAATACGTGGACGCTAACGAGATCATCGTCAAGTACGAACGTACCGACGAGGACCGCCTGGTTTCCTTCGACGAAGACAAGGTTACCTACACGCTGACCAAGTTCCTCCGTACTAACCAGGGAACATGTGTGAACCTGAAGCCCATCGTAAAGCGGGGCCAGAAGGTGAGCAAAGGTCAGATTCTTTGTGACGGCTACGCTACCGAGAAAGGTGAACTAGCCCTCGGCCAGAATATGAAGGTGGCCTTCATGCCCTGGAAAGGATACAACTTCGAGGATGCCATCGTATTGAGCGAGCGCGTCGTCCGTGAAGATGTCTTCACCTCCCTGCACATCGAGCACTTCGAAATGGACGTGCGCGACACCAAACTGGGTGAGGAAGAACTGACCAACGATATCCCCAACGTTTCCGAGGAAGCGACCAAGGACCTCGACGAGAACGGTATCATCCGCGTCGGTGCCTGGATCAAGGAAGGTGACATCATCATCGGTAAGATCACGCCGAAGGGCGAATCCGATCCGACCCCGGAAGAGAAACTCCTCCGCGCCATCTTCGGTGATAAGGCCGGTGACGTTAAGGATGCCTCCATGAAGGCATCACCATCCCTTAAAGGTGTGGTGATCGGTAAGGACTTGTTCAGCAAGACCAAGAAAGACCAGGCCCAGAAGGACGCCGAGAAGATCAAACTCCAGAAACTGGAGGACGATCATAAGGTTAACCTCAACAAGCTCAAGACCCGCCTCGTCGACAAGCTCGACCAGTTGGTCCGTGGCCGCGCCAGCCAGGGTGTGAATACCATCTACAAGGAATCAGTGGTTCCCAAGGGTGAGAAGTTCACGCAGTCCCTGCTCCGCGACCTCGACTACACGAGCATCGACTACACCGGTTGGACGACCAGTGACGACCTTAATAAACTTATCGCCCGCCTGCTGCACAACTACAGCATCAAGGTGAACGAGGAAGTTGGCCGTTACAAGCGCGAGACCTTTAACATCAGCGTCGGTGACGAACTGCCCGCCGGTGTCCTGAAGCTCGCCAAAGTGTACCTCGCCAAGAAGCGCAAGCTGAAGGTGGGTGATAAGCTCGCCGGCCGCCACGGCAACAAGGGTATTGTATCCCGCATCGTGCGCGATGAGGACATGCCCTTCCTGGAAGACGGTACGCCAGTTGACATTATCCTGAACCCACTGGGTGTTCCCTCGCGGATGAACCTGGGCCAGATCTTCGAGACCGTCCTTGGTTGGGCGGGTGAGAAGCTCGGTATGAAGTTCGGTACGCCGATCTTCGACGGTGCCAGCCAGGATGAGATCGAAGGCTACATTCAGAAAGCCAATCTGCCTTCCCTCGGCCAGACATACCTGTACGACGGTGAAACGGGTGACCGTTTCCACCAGCAGGCAACCGTTGGGGTGATCTACATGCTTAAGCTCAGCCACATGGTGGATGACAAGATGCACGCCCGTTCCATCGGCCCTTACTCCCTCATTACCCAGCAGCCGCTCGGTGGTAAGGCGCAGTTCGGTGGCCAGCGTTTCGGCGAGATGGAGGTGTGGGCCCTCGAAGCCTTCGGTGCCTCTAACATCCTCCAGGAACTGTTGACCATCAAGTCTGATGATATCCAGGGCCGGGCTAAAGCTTACGAAGCCATCGTTAAGGGAGACAACCTGCCGGAGCCTAACATTCCGGAGTCGTTCAACGTACTCGTCCACGAGCTACGGGGTCTGGCGCTCGACGTCAAGTTCGACTAGGCCTTCTCCTTTACCCTCCTGGGCAAAAGGAGGGCCCACCCCGGCAACGGTCGGGGTGTCCAAATCCAATTGATTTTTTGCGCTGCCGCAGGTGCGGAGTTATGGATCAAGGAATGAGTACTGAGCTTCCCGCTCTCTAATTGTTACTCGATCCTGAACCTGGCACCCGCGGCAGCGCCCATAATAAAGAATATGGCATTCAAGAAAAATAACAGCATCCAGAAGCAGGATTTCGACGCGATCACCATCTCCCTGAGTTCCCCGGACGATATCCTGGAACGCAGCCACGGTGAGGTGTTGAAGCCCGAGACGATCAACTACCGGAGCTACAAGCCG carries:
- the rplL gene encoding 50S ribosomal protein L7/L12, yielding MADVKTLAESLVNLTIKEVSELVTIMKDEYGIEPAAAAVAVAAGGGGDADGGAAEKTDFNVELESAGGSKLAVVKEVKNLLGVGLKDAKGLVDGAPAIIKENVPKDEAESIKAALEAAGATVNLK
- the rpoB gene encoding DNA-directed RNA polymerase subunit beta, which gives rise to MTSNGQILSAEEQRVSFGKIKLTDHSPDLLEIQLKSFQEFFQLETTPENRGLEGLYRVFQENFPISDTRNIFNLEFLDYFVDPPRYTIPECMQRGLTYSVPLKAKLRLSCNDEEHVDFQTIEQDVFLGNIPYMTPKGTFVINGAERVIVSQLHRSPGVFFGQNYHPNGTAIYSARVIPFKGAWMEFATDINTVMYAYIDRKKKFPVTTLLRAIGYDSDKSILDLFGLADEVPNTREALNTAIGRKLAARVLRAWTEDFVDEDTGELVILERNEIILERDTVLTEDNIEDILAAEGIENVILQKEDLGMDYGIIYNTLQKDPSSSEIEAVQYIYRQLRGSDPPDEETARGIIDKLFFSDKRYNLGEVGRYKINRKLNAGTDDETLVLTKEDIIAIVRYLVALMNQRAEIDDIDHLSNRRVRTVGEQLYAQFGVGLARMARTIRERMNVRDNEVFTPIDLINARTLSSVINSFFGTSQLSQFLDQTNPLSEITHKRRISALGPGGLSRERAGFEVRDVHYSHYGRLCTIETPEGPNIGLISTLCVHAKVNKMGFLETPYRAVEDAKVVMEGDPIYLSAEGEDFKKIAQANSALDEKGAFVSQEVKARDHGDFPVLAPEELEYMDVAPNQIVGVSASMIPFLENDDANRALMGSNMQRQAVPLLRPASPIVGTGLEGKVARDSRMLINAEGEGVVEYVDANEIIVKYERTDEDRLVSFDEDKVTYTLTKFLRTNQGTCVNLKPIVKRGQKVSKGQILCDGYATEKGELALGQNMKVAFMPWKGYNFEDAIVLSERVVREDVFTSLHIEHFEMDVRDTKLGEEELTNDIPNVSEEATKDLDENGIIRVGAWIKEGDIIIGKITPKGESDPTPEEKLLRAIFGDKAGDVKDASMKASPSLKGVVIGKDLFSKTKKDQAQKDAEKIKLQKLEDDHKVNLNKLKTRLVDKLDQLVRGRASQGVNTIYKESVVPKGEKFTQSLLRDLDYTSIDYTGWTTSDDLNKLIARLLHNYSIKVNEEVGRYKRETFNISVGDELPAGVLKLAKVYLAKKRKLKVGDKLAGRHGNKGIVSRIVRDEDMPFLEDGTPVDIILNPLGVPSRMNLGQIFETVLGWAGEKLGMKFGTPIFDGASQDEIEGYIQKANLPSLGQTYLYDGETGDRFHQQATVGVIYMLKLSHMVDDKMHARSIGPYSLITQQPLGGKAQFGGQRFGEMEVWALEAFGASNILQELLTIKSDDIQGRAKAYEAIVKGDNLPEPNIPESFNVLVHELRGLALDVKFD